attagctaAATTAAAAAAGAGGTTAGTAAAAGAGACGTGACAAAGATAGTCATTATTTGCACAGGAATATACAATGTACAGGTTTTTGTGTTGGTTTTTTGGTAACTCCCCGTTAGTGGTGGTTTCCTCTTTACGTGCAACAGCTTTCAGATTTTCTGCAACAATTCAGGAATCACAgacagaaagaaagagagagagatgtaaagaagagtttggaGGGATGGATACGTTCTCCAACGTGAGAAAGTTGAGGTCCAATCCAAATTCACTTtatagcagcagcagcagctgaAGTAAGAAAGAATcatattttgaaagaaaaatccaGTCCTTGTCATTGGGTTGGaggcagagagagagatggatgtGTTTGAAGCTGTGCAATCAAACCATTAATGGAGGAGGAGTAGTGAGTGGCATGACATATTGTAGTACTTGACCTACTAGTTTTTGGGAGGCAGCCTTGCTTCCTGTAATCAGACAGAGAGGGGAGGGTTTTTCATCATATCATCTTTTGAAAAATCTTCTGGATTGAGGCCACTGGTTGACGTGAAAGCTTTGCAGGTTTTTGCTTGCCCGTTTTCTGCTCCATCTCAATGATACTTCAATATTGCATTCAATTCAATTGAgtcagatctctctctcttgatgCCTTCTGTGGGGCTCAAGGCATTCCTCACAGGACGAAAATCCCTGGACTCTTTACTCCTatctaaacaaatataaaataaaatgcctataaaaaaactcaaacaaagaataaattttttttttttcgcatcTCGTTAAGTCCTCTCTGGCTaagagtatttttttaatttaataaataacattaaataTCAGAGCTTCCAGAAGTGTACAAGTGAAAGGTAGTATAAAgaaatagagtttttttttgtttttttcatgaaTAAATCTCTTTTAGATACttacatgaaataaaaaatttgtgaatttgAAACCTCACTAGATTTTTTATTGTTCAATCTTTTTATTTCATGTCCTTCGATTTTAATCATTGTCTTCTAAACATTCATgacaaaattcaaataaattaaaattcaaataaattttaattaaaataatgtgtagaaattataaaatagttgtaactacaaatttttgttaaataaattcaaaatcgATTCtaaccaaaagagaaaaattacgATAAGACAAGACGAGTTATTAATCAAAATGATGAAACTCCATCTATTATCAATTCAATCGAGAATATTCttgatcaaattataaaaaagtaatgaataattatttaaatgttttttaagTAACAGTaataaatcaaaacaaaaaccatGGCTCAAACATATGCTCAGCTGCTCCTTTTCACAGTATCTTTCAAAGTATTTACTACACAATGGTCATATTAACACCGatgtatataaaagaataaaagtgTAAATGATTTCACTCGTTCTAACAAGTTAAAATGAGTAGATGTTGGGGTTTGCTGGTTCAGATCCCATATTCCAATTGTTAATGGATTGATGAATATTGAATATCTTGGTGAAGGACCTATATGATGATTCTGGTGGCAACTCATCAAGCTTCTCtttccaatattcatgaaaacaATCTTACCTCTGCCAGACAAAACTCCTGTATGCTACACCAAATGGTTCTCGAGGTGCTACATATGGCTGGCTTCACACCACAGCAGGGCTAGAACGAGCTATCCTCTGAGCTTCTTCCAAGTCCTTCAGAAACCTgtaatttaagataaaatgatTATTGGATCGGACAAACATTTAAATAAACTACTTCGATAGAATGAAACCACCTTAAGCAATCAATAACCAAAAGTTAATGAGTACTTCTATTAGGCGTTTTATTCTGTAAGGTGCGACTAAAATTTTATGTTCGCCGTCAACTTATAACAACCTTCTGTTCTCCATGCTTGAGTTGGGATTGGATCTGCCTGAACGGAACTCTAAACATTTGACTTCCTTTTAAAAATTACCAATCATGGTGCCTATGCATGCAAACCAACAGTGGATGAATGATGCCAAACCAAATCCCCAGGACCCCAAGGAGAACATAGCTCCACAAAGTTAAAATTAGCTAGCAAGCCAACCTAGAACTACTTTCTGAGTTGTGCAACTGACACAAGAATGATGCAAACGGTAGAACTTAGCATTTAAAGCTAATGCAAGCATGCAAGGATGATGGAGGGCGAGCTGAGTAAGAACAAACTTCTGTTATGCCTATTTGATCCAAGTGCAATTGAAGAAAAATCACAAGAATCATTCGAAATCATAGGAAATCATACCTCTTAGAATTCAGAACCACAGAACCACCAAGTATAAAACGAATTCCAGAATTGCTGGCATTTTGTAGAGCAACAGATCGTGATTCTTCATATGTTGTGCCTCCAACAATGAATATGACAACTTCCTGTGGCCTGCTCAAGGCAAAAGTGTGCTCATAAAAACAATATTACCCAAAACCTTGTGCCATTTTTAATTATCTTATGAGTATCATAACTTTCACTTAAATAAGATCATATTAAATATCGTTTCTAAGACAAACTTCATGCCTAATCCTACAATACGATCCATCCGtgcttgtaaatccattactgcaggATGAAATCAGAAAAATGAAGGGGGTTGGGGTGAGAGGAGAACTTGAGTCATATGGGAGAGAAAATTGAAAGTAAAGTTGTATGTATACACGTCTGGCTTGGACATTAATGTAAACTTGTAGCTTCCTATTACTTCTGTTTTTAGAATGCATAGACCTCtgtaattttagattttaagtcTTTTTCTTTCCTGTTTTATCAACTTACCATTTCCCATGTACACCACAATGTATCATGGCGCGTTCTTTTTCTGGtaaaatttattacttattaCAGAACTGGAGTAGAGGAATCTTTAAACAACTGAGAAAGAGCAATGACAATGGTAACAGATGTCATTACAGAAACTAAAATCTAAGTTTTGGGGGTAAAGCAGATATTGTATGCACTgcctttaaaacaaattaaaggaaCACAGCCACCTTGGTTCCCACATACCCACAAGTCCCCTGAGAATGCGGCTATCAACAAGCAATGGTCTTACGTAAAGTGCCCCGAGTCCAGCTCCAGGCACCATGAGTAGCATAGTGACAGGGCGAAGTATCTATGCTGAAATGCACACGAGTCAAACTTGCCAAGACATGGAAATGTCTAGTTTTGCAATGGTCCAGAGGGTCAGACCTACCATAAAATATTGGATACAACATGATACATGTAACATTACAGcattgtttgcttcaaatgaGCCATCTAGGGCCCTACATAACTTCTTTCAACACTGTTAATCGTACATTTAGAAGATTCCGAACACTTGTGAAGTCGGTGTTTCCTCATAAATCATTCTCATTCTTAAATAGTAAAGTTAGTTAAATAACCACCATCATCTTGGCACTACGCTTCTTgactttgtatattttataattgtgcATATATTCATTTATTACTTCAGCAGCTCAACATTAGATATTAGTTGCATTTCAGCATCTAGTTCCCCCAAGATTAGAAGCAAAGTTAAAACTCGGCAACTTTTACCACCAAAGGTCTCCTCTAAGAACATTGCCCTGATATAGTGAATAAAAAAGAGACCACATCCCCTTCCTCAATTGGAATAGCTAAGCTAAACCCACTGGAAAGAAACAGTTATTTAAGCAACAAACCTGCCCTGCTGAAAGTGATTGCCAACAAATGGGTAGTCCACATCTTTCAACCGTCCCTTGCTAATACTTTCCATGGTTTGGAACAAAAGAGGTTGGTGCTGGGTGTACACATTCTCGATCCCCTACGGCatgcagggaaaaatgatgtATAAGCATCTAACCACATCCACTAGCAGAAAGTACAGTTTCCTGACAAACCTTCAGTCCGCGAGCCATGTTACGAGCAATATTCAGAAGATCCCGATTTCCATAAAGATCCCCAGTTCGTTTATCAACTCCAGCTTGCTTCAAGAGGAACTGGACAAGCTGTTACAACATAATGACCAAGTTATGAAAAGCCATGAATCATTTTGTCACCAGCAAGGAACAGAAGTTCTCAACCAATTTGCTGCTCTAATGCAGAGTCAAGTTATGCCAAAAAGATACTTGTTTTGGTTATTTTACCCCTGGTTTGTACTTGGGAGATTGAGAAGCCAGTTTGTTGAAGAGCTGCATCAATTGGACAGGGCTTTCCTTCTCATAGCGCAAAGCATAAAGCATCACTAATCGCAGCCGGTCAATGTCAGATATACGCTCATTATTTAAAAGATTTGTCACTGCCTGCAAAAATGTTTGACAGGAAAGGTCAGCTAAACAGTTGAAACTTATCCATATGTTTCTGACCCTACCTTCAAGTCAGTATCAGTAATCGAACAGTTTGTTTGAGAAAGTAACTTGAAGGAACATAACATGATACCTAAACCAACAACATTTCTTAAGACCTTATAATTCAGTAATGTAGAAAAGCATTCTTATGATAATGTTGTATTAATTCCGTGGCATTGCTTTTATATACCTCCTATCAGCTATGAAAGCTCATACAAGTAAGCTTATGCAAATCTAGTGCTTGCAGTTTGTTCATGATCATATACtggtaaaataataattgtattttaattattttaaaatacaattatccaaaaaaaaggaaaaaaagaagcttTGAAGATCACAAGCGGTCAATGGACGAGCTTAGAATGTTTTTGTTTAACACTTTAATTCATTGGTCGACTGTAATAGACTTCAATGCcataaatatttatgacttcCTTGTTTCCCTAGCCCACCAAGTATAGGCATTGCTCTTGTGTACGCCACATGGACTTGACCATGCCCATTTTCTATTAtctataaaatgattatttactgatccaaaaaattatctaaaaaacaTGTAGATCTTAGTAGGTTCATGGATGGACATGAAGTCAACGTAAACAAACTTTAGAGAAAACCTCAAAAGCTGTCACTTGACCACCATTGCAAGCCAAATCCTGTTCTGTTTGCGAAACTAACATAAGTTTCCGCTCTTCAACTATCTTGCTCATTTCTGTGACCAAAGTCACATGCTTTGAAACATTTCCTTGCATTTTTCTGTACTCAGGGTAGTTGTCAACAAATTTGGCCATGTCTTCTGcagaaattcaataaaaaaaaaaaaaaacacgttaTACCTCAAGTCACTGCATCTCAcattaatttagtaatttaatatgCTGTGACTCTGAAATAATTAAGCCTCATTCGAACCTATTGTCTGAATGTTCTGGTTACTCTTTGCAATCTGCTGAAATTCATCCACCAATTGCTTGATATTCATTCCAATATCCCCAAAATTCTCATACATGTTAGCTTTGAAAAAGGCATCTTGTTCTGATGACAACACGACCTCCTATAAGCATGAGTTGAACAAAGACCATTTTCTTAGTAATGCAAAACATAGAATTAAATATGGGAACTACAAAAGGAAAATACAACTCAACCTGTTGATCCTGCGGCAATTTGCCAATGTTTCTCAAATCCACCTTGTTGTCTTGAATACCTATCAACTCATGAACCATTGCCTATAGAACATGATCGAATAAATGAGTTGCACACACATCAAAACCATCcaagttatataaaaataaatgaggcgTTTATTGTTAAAATGGCAAGATTATAGTCAGAACCACTTATACCTGGTATGTCCACTGATTCAGCAACGGGGTTACAGGATCATCCCTCCTATCAACTACCAGCAACAATGGAGAAATTTCTGTTCGCCTGAAATCAAATAGCCCACTTTCCTGCTGGTACATCAGTTTCTGTTACACCCCAAAATGTATACAAATTAGGTTTCTAAATGGAAAACAGAATGCACAACATTCATATACAGCTCACACTATAACTTCTTGGGGTTTACTTTACTTACTGCTGTTTCTTGCGCTATCCTCTTTGCAATATCAGAGGTCCTTTGATATCGAATAATAGGTCTTCTTTTTAATGCCAAGAAAATAGCTGCAATACCATCAACAACTCGATCACAGAAGTGCTGCAAATTTGAAGGATCTACAACAGCTGGGAGCATATAGATGTGATTTGATGGCACATTCAAAGTGAAATGGTAAGTATCAATTGCTACAAAGTCCGCATAGAATTCCTGCAAGATCAAGAGAAGGATCATATTTTAGGTGGAATCGAATATGAGGTAACACGACAACCATGTCAAGcgaaaaaaaattctcaagcaTCAGAGAATGATTTATACAGCTAAAGTCCACAAATAAGTGAATAACCACGCAGTGACTATGCTCAAAACAATCCAATATTTGCAAGCCAATGATGATGACATCCTGATGAGTTGATAAGCTTaccctatttttttcaaatttttcttcctgttattttgaagataactATGATAGAATTCCTAATTATTGTTCAACATGTTTTTTTCTGAGTACCTAaactgaaaaaattgaaatgaaaaaaacGCAATACAGTATTAGCCAGTAGAAGAATTACCTGAACCTGCTGGACAACTTCCTGTTCATCTGAATCAGCTAAAATATGGATCTGTGTATCCTTCAACAGGTTGGAGAAAACTGTACTAAGATtggaattataaaaaaagaagaagaagaagaagaagaagaagaaaggaataaaaaaaaaaaaaaaagaggagctCCAAATCAATAGCTAACTATCTAAAAGTTCGAAATTTCAAATGCAGATTTCTGTAACTTCCATCAAAGTTTTAAGAAACTTACATAGGTGGTACTCTCCAAATCTAGGACTAGCTAGCTGGCGCCGCAAATGCTGGATATTCTCTGATGTGGGCCGGAGGAAGAAAACTGCCTTCAGATGGGACATTGATTCGTTTGACTTGGAAATGGAATCTACCAACTCTACTAAGAACACTTCTTTCTGAAGAAGCTCAGATTGGGAGTATGCAACACTAACTATACTAACCTGCAAATCATCATCAAGACCCAGATGTATACTTCTTGCTTAACCAACTATAACTGATCTCGATCCAATAAAGTAAAGcgaaattaacttttttaatgaaggacttgaattaaaaaattgacTAGATTCCACCTCAAA
This is a stretch of genomic DNA from Carya illinoinensis cultivar Pawnee chromosome 15, C.illinoinensisPawnee_v1, whole genome shotgun sequence. It encodes these proteins:
- the LOC122297262 gene encoding vacuolar protein sorting-associated protein 45 homolog isoform X1, which codes for MVLVSAVRDYINRMLQDISGMKVLILDSHTVSIVSVAYSQSELLQKEVFLVELVDSISKSNESMSHLKAVFFLRPTSENIQHLRRQLASPRFGEYHLFFSNLLKDTQIHILADSDEQEVVQQVQEFYADFVAIDTYHFTLNVPSNHIYMLPAVVDPSNLQHFCDRVVDGIAAIFLALKRRPIIRYQRTSDIAKRIAQETAKLMYQQESGLFDFRRTEISPLLLVVDRRDDPVTPLLNQWTYQAMVHELIGIQDNKVDLRNIGKLPQDQQEVVLSSEQDAFFKANMYENFGDIGMNIKQLVDEFQQIAKSNQNIQTIEDMAKFVDNYPEYRKMQGNVSKHVTLVTEMSKIVEERKLMLVSQTEQDLACNGGQVTAFEVFSKAVTNLLNNERISDIDRLRLVMLYALRYEKESPVQLMQLFNKLASQSPKYKPGLVQFLLKQAGVDKRTGDLYGNRDLLNIARNMARGLKGIENVYTQHQPLLFQTMESISKGRLKDVDYPFVGNHFQQGRPQEVVIFIVGGTTYEESRSVALQNASNSGIRFILGGSVVLNSKRFLKDLEEAQRIARSSPAVV
- the LOC122297262 gene encoding vacuolar protein sorting-associated protein 45 homolog isoform X2; the encoded protein is MVLVSAVRDYINRMLQDISGMKVLILDSHTVSIVSVAYSQSELLQKEVFLVELVDSISKSNESMSHLKAVFFLRPTSENIQHLRRQLASPRFGEYHLFFSNLLKDTQIHILADSDEQEVVQQVQEFYADFVAIDTYHFTLNVPSNHIYMLPAVVDPSNLQHFCDRVVDGIAAIFLALKRRPIIRYQRTSDIAKRIAQETAKLMYQQESGLFDFRRTEISPLLLVVDRRDDPVTPLLNQWTYQAMVHELIGIQDNKVDLRNIGKLPQDQQEVVLSSEQDAFFKANMYENFGDIGMNIKQLVDEFQQIAKSNQNIQTIEDMAKFVDNYPEYRKMQGNVSKHVTLVTEMSKIVEERKLMLVSQTEQDLACNGGQVTAFEAVTNLLNNERISDIDRLRLVMLYALRYEKESPVQLMQLFNKLASQSPKYKPGLVQFLLKQAGVDKRTGDLYGNRDLLNIARNMARGLKGIENVYTQHQPLLFQTMESISKGRLKDVDYPFVGNHFQQGRPQEVVIFIVGGTTYEESRSVALQNASNSGIRFILGGSVVLNSKRFLKDLEEAQRIARSSPAVV
- the LOC122297262 gene encoding vacuolar protein sorting-associated protein 45 homolog isoform X3, encoding MVLVSAVRDYINRMLQDISGMKVLILDSHTVSIVSVAYSQSELLQKEVFLVELVDSISKSNESMSHLKAVFFLRPTSENIQHLRRQLASPRFGEYHLFFSNLLKDTQIHILADSDEQEVVQQVQEFYADFVAIDTYHFTLNVPSNHIYMLPAVVDPSNLQHFCDRVVDGIAAIFLALKRRPIIRYQRTSDIAKRIAQETAKLMYQQESGLFDFRRTEISPLLLVVDRRDDPVTPLLNQWTYQAMVHELIGIQDNKVDLRNIGKLPQDQQEVVLSSEQDAFFKANMYENFGDIGMNIKQLVDEFQQIAKSNQNIQTIEDMAKFVDNYPEYRKMQGNVSKHVTLVTEMSKIVEERKLMLVSQTEQDLACNGGQVTAFEVFSKAVTNLLNNERISDIDRLRLVMLYALRYEKESPVQLMQLFNKLASQSPKYKPGLVQFLLKQAGVDKRTGDLYGNRDLLNIARNMARGLKGIENVYTQHQPLLFQTMESISKGRLKDVDYPFVGNHFQQGSIDTSPCHYATHGAWSWTRGTLRKTIAC